One part of the Marichromatium purpuratum 984 genome encodes these proteins:
- a CDS encoding hydantoinase/oxoprolinase family protein, which yields MIIGLDVGGTHADIVLLGPDGVRARAKVDTDPDDLGATLLEALDRVLHATEPTAVRRVVLSTTLTTNAVVGAGLAPVGMLVCAGPGVDPALYRTGEHYAVVAGAIDHRGREISPLDPAQIDACAERFAAAGIRYVGVVGKFSTRNPAHELGIAERIAERFERVFTGHRVSGQLNFPRRIATTHLAASVYPLHRNFYEAIAEALRTRGVSAPVHLLKADGGTLSLAASLDSPAETVLSGPAASVMGAIPVASPDEDVVVLDIGGTTTEIALLSGGSPLLEPLGITIGATRTLIRALLSRSIGVGGDSEVRCVEGKITIGPRRLGAPLARGGPALTPTDALIALGESERGDPQVAAAGVARLAAELGCEPAMAARAVIDHACRRIMAAIDGLVDQVNGSHVDTIHELLDGHRIRPARILVLGGPAESLAPHLARRSQLPVELVPDSGVANAIGAAMARPTDALSLIADTEQGWVSCSGSDRQWRCDRSYRREQALEQAQALLFERLGPEAGTPELEVVEDLEFNIVRGFSTVGRNIRLTLQVKPGLLEPFTPEHAKVVAC from the coding sequence ATGATCATCGGACTGGACGTCGGCGGAACCCATGCCGACATCGTCTTGCTCGGCCCCGACGGGGTGCGCGCGCGCGCCAAGGTCGACACTGACCCCGACGACCTGGGTGCGACCCTGCTCGAGGCCCTCGACCGGGTGCTGCACGCCACCGAGCCGACGGCGGTGCGCCGGGTGGTGCTGAGCACCACGCTGACCACCAACGCGGTGGTCGGCGCCGGTCTCGCCCCGGTGGGGATGCTGGTGTGCGCCGGTCCCGGGGTCGACCCCGCGCTCTATCGCACCGGCGAGCACTATGCAGTGGTGGCGGGCGCGATCGATCATCGCGGTCGCGAGATCAGCCCGCTCGACCCCGCGCAGATCGACGCCTGCGCCGAGCGCTTCGCCGCCGCCGGCATCCGTTATGTCGGCGTGGTGGGCAAGTTCTCCACCCGCAACCCGGCCCACGAACTGGGCATCGCCGAGCGTATCGCCGAGCGCTTCGAGCGGGTGTTCACCGGTCATCGCGTCTCCGGGCAGCTCAACTTCCCCCGGCGCATCGCCACCACCCATCTCGCCGCCTCGGTCTATCCGCTGCACCGCAACTTCTACGAGGCCATCGCCGAGGCGCTGCGCACCCGCGGGGTGAGCGCCCCGGTGCATCTGCTCAAGGCCGATGGCGGCACCCTGTCGCTGGCCGCCTCGCTCGACTCTCCGGCCGAGACCGTGCTCTCGGGGCCGGCAGCGAGCGTGATGGGGGCCATCCCGGTGGCCTCGCCCGACGAGGACGTGGTGGTGCTCGACATCGGCGGCACCACCACCGAGATCGCCCTGCTCAGCGGCGGTTCGCCGCTGCTCGAACCGCTCGGCATCACCATCGGCGCCACCCGCACCCTGATCCGCGCCCTGCTCAGCCGCTCGATCGGCGTCGGCGGCGACAGCGAGGTGCGCTGTGTCGAGGGCAAGATCACCATCGGTCCACGCCGACTCGGCGCACCGCTGGCGCGCGGCGGACCGGCGCTCACCCCCACCGACGCGCTGATCGCCCTCGGCGAGAGCGAGCGCGGCGACCCGCAGGTGGCCGCCGCCGGGGTGGCGCGGCTCGCCGCCGAACTCGGCTGCGAGCCGGCGATGGCCGCGCGCGCGGTGATCGATCACGCCTGTCGACGGATCATGGCCGCGATCGATGGCCTGGTCGATCAGGTCAACGGCAGTCATGTCGATACCATCCACGAGCTGCTCGACGGGCATCGCATCCGCCCGGCGCGCATCCTGGTGCTCGGCGGGCCGGCCGAGTCGCTGGCCCCGCACCTGGCGCGCCGCAGCCAGCTGCCGGTCGAGCTGGTGCCCGATTCGGGGGTGGCCAACGCGATTGGCGCGGCGATGGCGCGCCCGACCGATGCCCTGAGCCTGATCGCCGATACCGAGCAGGGCTGGGTGAGCTGCTCCGGGAGCGACCGGCAGTGGCGGTGCGATCGGAGTTATCGGCGCGAGCAGGCACTGGAGCAGGCCCAGGCATTGCTCTTCGAGCGTCTCGGTCCCGAGGCCGGGACCCCGGAGCTGGAGGTGGTCGAGGACCTCGAGTTCAACATCGTGCGCGGTTTCTCCACCGTCGGGCGCAACATCCGTCTGACCCTCCAGGTCAAGCCCGGGCTGCTCGAGCCCTTCACCCCGGAACACGCGAAGGTCGTTGCATGCTGA
- a CDS encoding PilT/PilU family type 4a pilus ATPase — MDITPYLEMMIRHNASDLFLTPGMPVKIKIDGVIRPIGETVLTPTVCREALASLLDPAKAREFEEELEVDFAVALDNRARFRVNAYHQRGYPSMVLRYIRTTVPSCDELGLPAVLPKLIMHRRGIILMVGATGSGKSTTLAAMLDHRNSSAPGHIITIEDPIEFVHPHKQCIVSQRELGLDTKSYAKALKSALREAPDVVLIGEIRTRETMEAALELAGTGHLAVATLHANNAYQAMERIINLFPQAQHKTLFTDLSVYLRAIVSQRLVRTQAGSRCAAIEVMVNTPHIADLIRDGQVEALGQAMQQSGEEGIRTFDDALLALYRDGTISLQEALDNADSAANLEARIHFG, encoded by the coding sequence ATGGACATCACCCCCTATCTCGAGATGATGATCCGGCATAACGCCTCCGATCTCTTCCTCACCCCGGGCATGCCGGTGAAGATCAAGATCGACGGCGTCATCCGCCCGATCGGCGAGACCGTGCTCACCCCGACGGTGTGTCGCGAGGCCCTGGCCTCGCTGCTCGATCCGGCCAAGGCGCGCGAGTTCGAGGAGGAACTGGAGGTCGACTTCGCCGTCGCGCTCGACAATCGCGCCCGCTTCCGCGTCAACGCCTATCACCAACGCGGCTACCCCTCGATGGTGCTGCGCTACATCCGCACCACCGTCCCCAGCTGCGACGAACTCGGGCTGCCGGCGGTGCTGCCCAAGCTGATCATGCACCGGCGCGGCATCATCCTCATGGTCGGGGCCACCGGCTCGGGCAAGTCGACCACCCTTGCGGCGATGCTCGATCACCGCAACAGCAGCGCCCCGGGTCACATCATCACCATCGAGGACCCGATCGAGTTCGTCCATCCGCACAAGCAGTGCATCGTCAGTCAACGCGAACTCGGGCTCGACACCAAGAGCTACGCCAAGGCGCTCAAGAGCGCGCTGCGCGAGGCCCCGGACGTGGTGCTGATCGGCGAGATCCGCACCCGCGAGACCATGGAGGCGGCGCTCGAGCTAGCCGGCACCGGTCACCTCGCCGTCGCCACGCTGCACGCCAACAACGCCTATCAGGCGATGGAGCGCATCATCAACCTGTTCCCCCAGGCGCAGCACAAGACGCTGTTCACCGACCTCTCGGTCTATCTGCGCGCGATCGTCTCGCAGCGCCTGGTACGCACCCAGGCCGGGTCGCGCTGCGCCGCGATCGAGGTCATGGTCAACACCCCGCACATCGCTGACCTGATCCGCGACGGTCAGGTCGAGGCCCTCGGTCAGGCGATGCAGCAGAGCGGCGAGGAGGGCATCCGCACCTTCGACGACGCCCTGCTCGCACTCTATCGCGACGGCACCATCTCGCTGCAGGAAGCACTCGACAATGCCGATTCCGCCGCCAACCTGGAGGCGAGGATCCACTTCGGCTGA
- a CDS encoding PilT/PilU family type 4a pilus ATPase — translation MDRQQAARFMLDCLRKMVAKKGSDLFITAGFPPACKIDGRLTPIGDQPLSAAQTNILVRSIMNDRQIRDYDMHKECNFAIHPQDIGRFRVNAFVQQGKGGAVLRTINARIPTADELKLPPVLLDIVMAKRGMVLLVGGTGSGKSTSLAAMVGHRNQETHGHIVTIEDPVEYVHPHGNCLITQREVGVDTESWEAALVNTLRQAPDVILIGEIRSRETMEHAINFAETGHLCLSTLHANSANQALDRIINLFPEERRAQLLMDLSLNLKAVISQRLLPCTDGGRIPAVEVMINSPLIQDLIFKGDVSGIKEVMKRSREQGMQTFDMSLFDLYEARKISYEDALRNADSMNELRLMIKLQGQETRNKDHFEPVDGLSILDDEDSPPFR, via the coding sequence ATGGATCGCCAACAGGCCGCGCGTTTCATGCTCGACTGTCTGCGCAAGATGGTCGCCAAGAAGGGCTCCGACCTCTTCATCACCGCCGGCTTCCCCCCCGCCTGCAAGATCGACGGCCGTCTCACCCCGATCGGCGATCAGCCGCTGAGCGCGGCGCAGACCAACATCCTCGTGCGCTCGATCATGAACGATCGGCAGATCCGCGACTACGACATGCACAAGGAGTGCAACTTCGCGATCCACCCCCAGGACATCGGCCGCTTCCGCGTCAACGCCTTCGTCCAGCAGGGCAAGGGCGGCGCGGTGCTGCGGACCATCAACGCTCGCATCCCCACCGCCGACGAACTCAAGCTGCCGCCGGTGCTGCTCGACATCGTCATGGCCAAGCGCGGCATGGTGCTGCTGGTCGGCGGCACCGGTTCGGGCAAGTCGACCTCGCTGGCGGCGATGGTCGGGCATCGCAACCAGGAGACCCATGGTCATATCGTCACCATCGAGGATCCGGTCGAGTACGTCCATCCCCACGGTAACTGTCTGATCACCCAGCGCGAGGTCGGGGTCGACACCGAGAGCTGGGAGGCGGCGCTGGTCAATACCCTGCGCCAGGCCCCGGACGTCATCCTCATCGGCGAGATCCGCAGTCGCGAGACCATGGAGCACGCCATCAACTTCGCCGAGACCGGCCATCTCTGTCTCTCGACGCTGCACGCCAACAGCGCCAACCAGGCGCTCGATCGCATCATCAACCTCTTCCCCGAGGAGCGGCGCGCGCAGCTGCTGATGGATCTCTCGCTCAACCTCAAGGCGGTGATCTCGCAGCGCCTGCTGCCCTGCACCGACGGTGGCCGCATCCCCGCCGTCGAGGTGATGATCAACTCGCCGCTGATCCAGGACCTGATCTTCAAGGGCGACGTCAGTGGCATCAAGGAGGTGATGAAGCGCTCGCGCGAGCAGGGCATGCAGACCTTCGACATGTCGCTGTTCGATCTCTACGAGGCGCGCAAGATCAGCTACGAGGACGCGCTGCGCAATGCCGACTCGATGAACGAGCTGCGGCTGATGATCAAGCTGCAGGGGCAGGAGACGCGCAACAAGGATCATTTCGAGCCGGTCGACGGGCTGTCCATCCTCGACGACGAGGACAGCCCGCCGTTTCGCTAG
- a CDS encoding glutamate synthase subunit beta encodes MGKPTGFMEYDRRDRRYEPAGDRVVHYNEFVIPLTEAEVSEQGARCMDCGIPFCHQGCPVNNIIPDWNDLAYRGDWQAAIEVLHSTNNFPEFTGRICPAPCEASCTLNLEDTPVAIKTIECAIVDKAWEEGWIKPQVPERRTGKRVAVVGSGPTGLAAAQQLARAGHKVSLYEKEDRIGGLLRYGIPDFKLNKQLIDRRMAQMRTEGVEFHTNAHIGVDISVAQLREEYDAVVLAGGSEKPRDLDVPGRSFAGIHFAMDLLTRNSKRVQGSHVPDDDFISAEGKHVVVIGGGDTGSDCIGTSNRHGAKSVTQVEILDRPPEREDKSLTWPNWPNRMRTSSSQEEGCERMWNVATKGFVGDANGQVTGVRYNLVRWERDADGRWQMHDVPGTEGELKADLVLLAMGFVHPVHEGMIAELRDEAGLELDGRGNVKGTTEGELAYRTSVDGVFAAGDMRRGQSLVVWAIREGRQCARAVDEWLMGRSDLPR; translated from the coding sequence ATGGGTAAGCCGACCGGTTTCATGGAATACGACCGTCGCGACCGGCGCTACGAGCCGGCCGGTGATCGCGTCGTCCACTACAACGAGTTCGTCATCCCGCTGACCGAGGCCGAGGTCAGCGAACAGGGTGCGCGCTGCATGGATTGTGGCATCCCCTTCTGTCACCAGGGGTGCCCGGTCAACAACATCATCCCGGACTGGAACGATCTGGCCTATCGGGGTGACTGGCAGGCGGCGATCGAGGTGCTGCACTCGACCAACAACTTCCCCGAGTTCACCGGTCGAATCTGCCCCGCGCCCTGCGAGGCCTCGTGCACGCTCAACCTCGAGGACACCCCGGTGGCGATCAAGACCATCGAGTGCGCGATCGTCGACAAGGCCTGGGAGGAGGGCTGGATCAAGCCTCAGGTGCCCGAGCGACGCACCGGCAAGCGGGTCGCCGTGGTCGGTTCCGGCCCGACGGGCCTGGCCGCCGCGCAACAGCTCGCGCGCGCCGGCCACAAGGTCTCGCTCTACGAGAAGGAAGACCGCATCGGTGGCCTGCTGCGCTACGGCATCCCCGACTTCAAGCTCAACAAGCAGCTGATCGATCGGCGCATGGCACAGATGCGCACCGAGGGCGTGGAGTTCCACACCAATGCCCACATCGGCGTCGACATTTCGGTCGCCCAGCTGCGCGAGGAGTACGACGCGGTGGTGCTGGCCGGCGGCTCGGAGAAGCCGCGCGACCTCGACGTGCCCGGACGCAGCTTCGCCGGTATCCACTTCGCGATGGATCTGCTCACCCGCAACAGCAAGCGGGTGCAGGGCTCCCACGTCCCCGACGACGACTTCATCAGCGCCGAGGGCAAGCACGTGGTGGTGATCGGCGGTGGCGACACCGGTTCGGACTGTATCGGCACCTCCAACCGTCACGGCGCCAAGTCGGTCACCCAGGTCGAGATCCTCGACCGTCCGCCGGAGCGCGAGGACAAGTCGCTGACCTGGCCCAACTGGCCCAATCGCATGCGCACCTCCTCTTCCCAGGAAGAGGGCTGCGAGCGGATGTGGAACGTCGCCACCAAGGGCTTCGTCGGCGATGCCAACGGTCAGGTGACCGGGGTGCGCTACAACCTGGTGCGCTGGGAACGTGACGCCGACGGTCGCTGGCAGATGCACGACGTGCCCGGCACCGAGGGTGAACTCAAGGCCGATCTGGTGCTGCTGGCGATGGGCTTCGTCCATCCGGTGCACGAGGGCATGATCGCCGAGCTGCGCGACGAGGCCGGGCTTGAGCTGGATGGCCGTGGCAACGTCAAGGGCACCACCGAGGGCGAGCTGGCCTACCGCACCAGCGTCGACGGCGTGTTCGCCGCCGGTGACATGCGTCGCGGTCAGTCGCTGGTGGTGTGGGCGATCCGCGAGGGTCGTCAGTGCGCCCGCGCCGTCGACGAGTGGCTGATGGGCCGCTCCGACCTGCCGCGCTGA
- the gltB gene encoding glutamate synthase large subunit — translation MSLRALPPAQGLYDPANEHDACGVGFVCNIKNEKRHAIVQQGLEILERLTHRGAVGADPKAGDGAGILVQIPDAFFRAVVDFELPPVGAYGVGMVFLPKDADARARMEETVTRHLEEGGQRVLGWRDVPVDNSSLGESVLPSEPVVRQVFVGCGDNCADQDAFERRLFVIRKRMDNEIRSAGFDKTAYYVVSLSSRTINYKGMLLADQVGKYYLDLGDERFTSALALVHQRFSTNTFPTWDLAQPFRMICHNGEINTVRGNVNWMAARRHTMRSEILGDDLDSIWPLIPEGQSDSACFDNALELLVMGGYSLAHAMMILIPEAWSGNKQMDAERRAFYEYHAALMEPWDGPAAVAFTDGRQIGATLDRNGLRPARYLVTNDDMVIMGSEMGVLDIAEERIVKKWRLQPGKMFLIDLEQGRIIDDAELKAELAGAQPYGEWLGKTQIHLDELPTDVAPMAPDAATLLDAQQAFGYTQEDLKFLLAPMIASGQEAIGSMGADNPPSVLSSRPKHLSTYFKQNFAQVTNPPIDPIREELVMSLVSLIGPRPNLLGLNEMGKNWRLEVNQPVLTNEDLERVRHIEDNCGGAFRTTTLHMVYASSEGAAGMAAALERLCKEAEDAVLAGYNILILSDRNTNRDHIAIPALLATSAVHHHLIRRGLRTSSGLVVETGAVLEVHHFATLAGYGAEAINPYLAFDTIQSMLDDQPEAPAFEEAQSRYIKAVGKGLKKVMSKMGISTFQSYCGAQIFDAVGLDSGFVTDYFEGTPTTVEGIGLAEVAEEAVRWHGQAFGGEQIYRKHLDVGGDYAFRLRGEEHIWTPDSIAKLQHATRAKDAKSFAEFSRLIDEQSERLLTFRGLMDFKFAETPVPLDEVEPAKEIVKRFATGAMSFGSISYEAHSTLAKAMNAIGGKSNTGEGGEEPERFNPLPDGSTNPERSAIKQVASGRFGVTTEYLVNADDIQIKIAQGAKPGEGGQLPGHKVNAQIARVRHSTPGVGLISPPPHHDIYSIEDLAQLIHDLKNVNPKARVSVKLVSEVGVGTVAAGVSKAHADHVTVSGYDGGTGASPLTSIKHAGSPWEIGLAETHQTLVLNRLRGRISVQVDGGMRTGRDVVVGALLGADEFGFATAPLIVEGCLMMRKCHLNTCPVGVATQDPELRKRFTGKPEHVINYFFFIAEEVRQLMAQLGFRTIDEMIGRSDRLEMRRAIDHWKAQGLDFSRLLAKPEVGPEVAIHNTESQDHGLDQALDNTLIAQAAPALERGESVRIETPVKNFNRSFGAMLSGRVAERYGHAGLPDGTIHIKAKGTAGQSFGAWVAGGVTVELEGEGNDYVGKGLSGGRIVIYPPAESAIGKAEENIIVGNTVLYGAINGECFFRGVAGERFCVRNSGAVAVVEGVGDHGCEYMTGGVTVVLGPTGRNFAAGMSGGVAYVLDEAGDFADRCNLAMVELEPIAAEDDALEALDHQGGDLETHGRVDLSRDMTRHDALRLKQLIEKHLHYTNSAVARRILDDWAAWLPKFVKVMPVDYRQALEGMRASQSRPPQSNQQLKGIVDHG, via the coding sequence ATGAGCCTTCGTGCCTTGCCTCCTGCACAGGGTCTCTATGACCCAGCCAATGAGCACGACGCCTGTGGCGTCGGCTTCGTCTGCAACATCAAGAACGAGAAGCGTCACGCGATCGTTCAACAGGGACTCGAGATCCTCGAGCGACTGACCCATCGTGGTGCCGTCGGCGCCGATCCCAAGGCCGGCGACGGTGCCGGTATCCTGGTGCAGATCCCCGACGCCTTCTTCCGCGCCGTGGTCGATTTCGAACTGCCGCCGGTCGGCGCCTATGGCGTCGGTATGGTGTTCCTGCCCAAGGACGCCGATGCACGCGCGCGCATGGAGGAGACCGTCACCCGCCACCTCGAGGAAGGTGGGCAGCGCGTGCTCGGTTGGCGCGACGTCCCGGTCGACAACAGCTCGCTCGGCGAGAGCGTGCTGCCGAGCGAGCCGGTGGTGCGCCAGGTGTTCGTCGGTTGTGGTGACAACTGCGCCGACCAGGACGCCTTCGAGCGCCGTCTGTTCGTCATCCGCAAGCGGATGGACAACGAGATCCGCAGCGCCGGCTTCGACAAGACCGCCTACTACGTGGTCTCGCTGTCCTCGCGCACCATCAATTACAAGGGCATGCTGCTCGCCGACCAGGTCGGCAAGTACTATCTCGATCTCGGCGACGAGCGCTTCACCTCGGCCCTGGCCTTGGTGCACCAGCGCTTCTCGACCAACACCTTCCCGACCTGGGACCTGGCGCAGCCGTTCCGCATGATCTGCCACAACGGCGAGATCAACACCGTGCGCGGCAACGTCAACTGGATGGCCGCGCGTCGTCACACCATGCGCTCGGAGATCCTCGGCGACGATCTCGACAGCATCTGGCCGCTGATCCCCGAGGGTCAGTCCGACTCGGCCTGCTTCGACAACGCGCTCGAGCTGCTGGTGATGGGCGGCTACTCGCTGGCCCACGCGATGATGATCCTGATCCCCGAGGCGTGGTCGGGTAACAAGCAGATGGACGCCGAGCGGCGCGCCTTCTACGAGTATCACGCCGCGCTGATGGAGCCCTGGGACGGTCCGGCGGCGGTGGCCTTCACCGACGGTCGCCAGATCGGCGCCACCCTCGACCGCAACGGCCTGCGTCCGGCGCGCTACCTGGTCACCAACGACGACATGGTGATCATGGGTTCGGAGATGGGCGTGCTCGACATCGCCGAGGAGCGCATCGTCAAGAAGTGGCGCTTGCAGCCGGGCAAGATGTTCCTGATCGATCTCGAGCAGGGCCGCATCATCGACGACGCCGAACTCAAGGCCGAGCTGGCCGGCGCGCAGCCCTACGGCGAGTGGCTGGGCAAGACCCAGATCCATCTCGACGAGCTGCCCACCGACGTCGCCCCGATGGCCCCCGACGCGGCCACCCTGCTCGACGCCCAACAGGCCTTCGGCTACACCCAGGAAGACCTCAAGTTCCTGCTCGCGCCGATGATCGCCAGCGGTCAGGAGGCGATCGGCTCGATGGGTGCGGACAACCCGCCCTCGGTGCTCTCGAGCCGTCCCAAGCACCTCTCGACCTACTTCAAGCAGAACTTCGCCCAGGTCACCAACCCGCCGATCGATCCGATCCGCGAGGAGCTGGTGATGTCGCTGGTGTCGCTGATCGGCCCGCGCCCCAACCTGCTCGGTCTCAACGAGATGGGCAAGAACTGGCGTCTGGAGGTCAACCAGCCGGTCCTCACCAACGAGGATCTGGAGCGGGTGCGTCACATCGAGGACAACTGTGGCGGCGCCTTCCGCACCACCACCCTGCACATGGTCTATGCCTCGAGTGAGGGCGCCGCGGGCATGGCCGCCGCGCTCGAGCGGCTGTGCAAGGAGGCCGAGGACGCGGTACTCGCCGGGTACAACATCCTCATCCTCTCCGATCGCAACACCAACCGCGACCACATCGCCATCCCGGCGCTGTTGGCCACCTCGGCGGTGCATCATCACCTGATCCGTCGCGGCCTGCGCACCAGCTCCGGCCTGGTGGTCGAGACCGGCGCGGTGCTCGAGGTGCATCACTTCGCCACCCTCGCTGGTTACGGCGCTGAGGCGATCAACCCCTATCTGGCCTTCGACACCATTCAGTCGATGCTCGACGACCAGCCCGAGGCGCCCGCCTTCGAGGAAGCGCAGTCGCGCTACATCAAGGCCGTCGGCAAGGGGCTGAAGAAGGTGATGTCGAAGATGGGCATCTCCACCTTCCAGTCCTACTGCGGCGCGCAGATCTTCGACGCGGTCGGTCTCGACAGCGGCTTCGTCACGGACTACTTCGAGGGCACCCCGACCACGGTCGAGGGCATCGGTCTCGCCGAGGTCGCCGAGGAGGCGGTGCGCTGGCATGGTCAGGCCTTCGGTGGCGAGCAGATCTATCGCAAGCATCTCGACGTCGGTGGTGACTACGCCTTCCGGTTGCGCGGCGAGGAGCACATCTGGACCCCGGACAGCATCGCCAAGCTGCAGCACGCCACGCGCGCCAAGGACGCCAAGAGCTTTGCCGAGTTTTCGCGCCTGATCGACGAGCAGAGCGAGCGGCTGCTGACCTTCCGCGGTCTGATGGACTTCAAGTTCGCCGAGACCCCAGTGCCGCTCGACGAGGTCGAGCCGGCCAAGGAGATCGTCAAGCGCTTCGCCACCGGCGCGATGTCGTTCGGTTCGATCAGCTACGAGGCGCACTCCACCCTGGCCAAGGCGATGAACGCCATCGGCGGCAAGTCGAACACCGGTGAGGGTGGCGAGGAGCCCGAGCGCTTCAACCCGCTGCCCGACGGCTCGACCAACCCCGAGCGCTCGGCGATCAAGCAGGTCGCCTCGGGCCGCTTCGGTGTCACCACCGAGTACCTGGTCAACGCCGACGACATCCAGATCAAGATCGCCCAGGGCGCCAAGCCCGGCGAGGGTGGTCAGCTGCCCGGTCACAAGGTCAACGCGCAGATCGCGCGGGTGCGTCACTCGACCCCGGGTGTCGGCCTGATCTCGCCACCGCCGCACCACGACATCTACTCGATCGAGGATCTCGCTCAGCTGATCCACGACCTGAAGAACGTCAACCCCAAGGCGCGCGTCTCGGTCAAGCTGGTCTCCGAGGTCGGTGTCGGCACCGTGGCCGCGGGCGTGTCCAAGGCCCACGCCGATCACGTCACCGTCTCCGGCTATGACGGCGGCACCGGCGCCAGCCCGCTGACCTCGATCAAGCACGCCGGCTCGCCCTGGGAGATCGGTCTCGCCGAGACCCACCAGACGCTGGTGCTCAACCGCCTGCGTGGGCGTATCTCGGTGCAGGTCGACGGCGGCATGCGTACCGGTCGCGACGTGGTCGTCGGTGCGTTGCTCGGTGCCGACGAGTTCGGCTTCGCCACCGCGCCGCTGATCGTCGAGGGCTGTCTGATGATGCGCAAGTGTCATCTCAACACCTGCCCGGTCGGCGTCGCCACCCAGGACCCGGAGCTGCGCAAGCGCTTCACCGGCAAGCCCGAGCACGTCATCAACTACTTCTTCTTCATCGCCGAGGAAGTGCGTCAGCTGATGGCCCAGCTCGGCTTCCGCACCATCGACGAGATGATCGGTCGCTCCGATCGACTCGAGATGCGTCGCGCCATCGATCACTGGAAGGCGCAGGGGCTCGATTTCTCGCGCCTGCTGGCCAAACCCGAGGTCGGTCCCGAGGTCGCGATCCACAACACCGAGAGCCAGGATCATGGGCTCGACCAGGCGCTCGACAACACCTTGATCGCCCAGGCCGCGCCTGCGCTCGAGCGTGGCGAGTCGGTGCGCATCGAGACCCCGGTGAAGAACTTCAACCGTTCCTTCGGCGCCATGCTCTCGGGCCGCGTCGCCGAGCGCTACGGCCACGCCGGGCTGCCCGACGGTACCATCCACATCAAGGCCAAGGGCACCGCCGGTCAGTCGTTCGGCGCCTGGGTCGCCGGTGGTGTGACCGTCGAACTCGAGGGTGAGGGTAACGACTACGTCGGCAAGGGTCTCTCGGGCGGTCGGATCGTCATCTACCCGCCGGCCGAGTCGGCCATCGGCAAGGCCGAGGAGAACATCATCGTCGGTAACACCGTGCTCTACGGTGCCATCAACGGTGAGTGCTTCTTCCGCGGCGTCGCCGGCGAGCGCTTCTGCGTGCGCAACTCCGGCGCCGTGGCGGTGGTCGAAGGCGTGGGTGATCACGGTTGTGAATACATGACCGGTGGCGTCACCGTGGTGCTCGGCCCGACCGGGCGCAACTTCGCCGCGGGCATGTCCGGCGGTGTCGCTTACGTGCTCGACGAGGCTGGCGACTTTGCCGATCGCTGCAACCTGGCGATGGTCGAGCTCGAGCCGATTGCCGCCGAGGACGACGCACTCGAGGCGCTCGATCATCAGGGCGGCGATCTCGAGACCCATGGACGGGTGGATCTCAGCCGCGACATGACGCGTCACGACGCGCTGCGTCTCAAGCAGCTGATCGAGAAACACCTGCACTACACCAACTCCGCGGTGGCGCGGCGCATCCTCGACGACTGGGCGGCCTGGCTGCCGAAGTTCGTCAAGGTGATGCCGGTGGATTACCGTCAGGCGCTGGAGGGCATGCGTGCCAGCCAGAGCCGTCCGCCGCAGTCGAACCAGCAGCTCAAGGGGATCGTCGACCATGGGTAA